The Xenopus laevis strain J_2021 chromosome 5L, Xenopus_laevis_v10.1, whole genome shotgun sequence genome has a segment encoding these proteins:
- the LOC108716242 gene encoding alpha-1,4-N-acetylglucosaminyltransferase: MLKALKIVTFMLIITVLGLLYKTSIQQNSVSIYVIISELLNFKARNQNHNVNWGADNLVTTQRTVILNPGEILRKGNGIIFLETTNNIRPSSLVLCAIESAAHVYHDRPIVFFMKGLTNITTMEEESQIQNNFPSLASYNNVYILPLRLEEIFEDTPLLAWYKKINVTMEHHWIHVSSDACRLALIWKHGGIYMDTDFISFQPIPEVDFVAAQSSKESSNGVFGFRPRHSFPWNSMENFVKNYKGAVWGHQGPQLFTRVLKQQCELPTFKALEDLICGNISFLNPQHFYPISYPYWKQYYQVWEKFPTFNNSYSLHLWNYMNKGRKTVVHGSNTLASHLYQQHCPYTYEELKESHTNKSTTLSN; the protein is encoded by the exons atgttaaaagctctaaaaattgtgACTTTTATGCTGATCATTACAGTATTAGGTTTGCTCTACAAAACCTCCATCCAACAAAACAGTGTTTCCATATATGTTATCATATCAGAACTTTTAAATTTTAAGGCCAGAAATCAAAACCACAATGTAAATTGGGGAGCTGACAATCTAGTTACTACCCAGAGGACTGTGATACTGAATCCAGGAGAAATTCTAAGAAAGGGAAATGGAATCATATTTCTAGAAACTACAAACAACATCCGGCCATCTTCTTTAGTCTTGTGTGCTATTGAGTCAGCGGCCCATGTGTACCATGACAGGCCAATAGTGTTCTTCATGAAAGGTTTAACCAACATAACTACAATGGAAGAGGAGAGCCAAATACAGAACAATTTCCCATCACTTGCATCCTATAACAATGTCTACATCCTACCCCTAAGACTTGAAGAAATATTTGAGGATACCCCTCTTCTTGCTTGGTACAAAAAG ATAAATGTTACAATGGAACATCACTGGATCCACGTCAGCTCTGATGCCTGCAGACTGGCCTTGATTTGGAAACATGGGGGAATTTATATGGACACTGATTTCATATCGTTTCAACCAATTCCGGAGGTGGATTTTGTGGCAGCTCAGTCCTCCAAAGAATCTAGCAATGGTGTTTTTGGATTTCGACCCCGGCACAGTTTTCCCTGGAACAGCATGGAAAACTTTGTGAAGAATTATAAAGGAGCAGTGTGGGGACACCAAGGACCACAGCTATTTACAAGGGTTCTTAAGCAGCAGTGTGAGTTACCTACTTTTAAGGCACTGGAAGATCTCATTTGTGGAAACATCTCATTTTTGAACCCACAGCATTTTTATCCCATATCATACCCATATTGGAAGCAATATTACCAAGTCTGGGAAAAGTTTCCAACTTTCAACAACTCCTACTCTTTGCATTTATGGAATTACATGAATAAAGGAAGGAAGACTGTTGTACATGGATCTAATACATTAGCAAGTCATCTTTATCAACAGCACTGTCCCTATACCTATGAAGAACTCAAGGAAAGTCACACAAACAAATCTACAACACTAAGTAACTGA